The following are encoded in a window of Sutcliffiella horikoshii genomic DNA:
- the purH gene encoding bifunctional phosphoribosylaminoimidazolecarboxamide formyltransferase/IMP cyclohydrolase, whose translation MRALVSVSNKEGIVPFVQQLVDLGVEVISTGGTKKVLQDNGVKVIGISEVTGFPEILDGRVKTLHPMIHGGLLAMRDNESHQAQLAEHGITPIDLVVVNLYPFKETISKADSTFEDAIENIDIGGPTMLRAAAKNHKDVAVLVDPSDYEGVISELKESGKVEVATRRRLAAKVFRHTAAYDAMISNYLTEAVEEKHPESLTVTFEKKQDLRYGENPHQKAAFYQAPLASEFSIASAEQLHGKELSYNNINDADAALQIVKEFKDPAVVAVKHMNPCGVGTGATTVEAYRRAYEADPVSIFGGIIAFNTEVDKETAELLHELFLEIVIAPSFSEDALAVLKQKKNIRLLLVDMNGAGVMQSRMVSVRGGLLVQDEDQFGLEDATVTIPTKREPTEQEWADLKLAWKVVKHVKSNAIVLAKEGQTVGVGAGQMNRVGAAKIAIEQAGEKAVGSALGSDAFFPMNDTVEAAAKAGVTAIIQPGGSIKDEDSIKKADEYGITMVFTGMRHFKH comes from the coding sequence ATGAGAGCATTAGTGAGTGTTTCCAATAAAGAGGGCATCGTCCCATTTGTACAACAATTAGTGGACCTAGGGGTGGAGGTTATCTCTACTGGCGGGACCAAAAAAGTTTTGCAGGATAATGGTGTGAAAGTAATCGGTATATCCGAAGTGACAGGGTTCCCTGAGATCCTTGATGGACGCGTGAAAACCTTGCACCCGATGATCCATGGTGGATTATTGGCAATGCGTGACAACGAAAGTCACCAAGCACAGCTTGCGGAGCATGGAATTACGCCGATCGACTTGGTTGTGGTCAACCTTTACCCGTTTAAAGAGACGATCTCTAAAGCGGATTCCACGTTTGAAGATGCGATTGAAAATATCGATATCGGCGGCCCGACGATGCTTCGTGCAGCAGCAAAAAACCATAAGGATGTTGCGGTATTAGTGGATCCTTCAGACTACGAAGGCGTAATCTCTGAGCTAAAAGAAAGCGGAAAAGTGGAAGTGGCAACACGCCGTCGCCTGGCAGCAAAAGTATTCCGCCATACCGCAGCCTATGACGCGATGATCTCCAACTACTTAACGGAAGCAGTGGAAGAGAAACATCCTGAGTCATTGACTGTAACATTTGAGAAAAAACAAGACTTGCGTTATGGGGAGAATCCGCACCAAAAGGCAGCATTCTACCAAGCGCCACTAGCGTCTGAATTCTCGATCGCATCAGCGGAGCAGCTTCATGGAAAAGAATTATCCTACAACAATATTAATGATGCAGATGCGGCATTGCAGATCGTAAAAGAATTCAAAGACCCTGCAGTGGTTGCAGTCAAACATATGAACCCATGCGGCGTGGGCACTGGTGCTACAACGGTGGAAGCGTACCGCCGTGCATATGAAGCGGATCCTGTATCCATTTTCGGTGGCATCATTGCTTTCAACACAGAAGTAGATAAGGAAACGGCAGAACTTTTACATGAGTTGTTTTTAGAAATTGTCATTGCGCCGTCCTTCAGTGAGGATGCGTTGGCTGTCTTGAAGCAGAAAAAGAATATCAGACTGTTATTGGTTGATATGAACGGAGCAGGTGTGATGCAGTCCCGCATGGTATCCGTTCGCGGTGGTTTATTAGTACAAGATGAGGATCAGTTCGGCTTAGAAGACGCGACGGTAACTATTCCAACAAAGCGCGAGCCGACAGAGCAAGAGTGGGCAGACCTGAAGCTTGCATGGAAAGTCGTGAAGCATGTGAAATCCAACGCCATCGTCCTTGCAAAAGAAGGGCAGACTGTCGGCGTCGGTGCAGGACAGATGAACCGTGTCGGCGCAGCGAAAATTGCCATCGAGCAGGCTGGTGAAAAAGCGGTCGGCTCCGCACTGGGATCTGACGCATTCTTCCCAATGAACGACACAGTCGAAGCAGCAGCAAAAGCCGGCGTCACCGCCATCATCCAACCAGGCGGCTCCATCAAAGACGAAGACTCCATCAAAAAAGCCGACGAATACGGCATCACCATGGTATTTACCGGGATGAGACATTTTAAGCATTAA
- the purD gene encoding phosphoribosylamine--glycine ligase, whose amino-acid sequence MKVLVIGKGGREHAIAWKFAQSPSVTEVFIAPGNIGMEAVGKLVPIQESDTDSLIHFAKENQIDLTMVGPEVPLLNGIVDAFQAAGLQVFGPTKAAALIEGSKGFAKDLMKKYGIPTAGYETFTDYEEARTYIEGKGAPIVLKADGLAAGKGVVVAMTDEEALEAVREMMAESKFGEASSKLVIEEFLEGEEFSFMAFVNGEKVYPMVIAQDHKRAFDGDMGPNTGGMGAYSPVPQIPNSVVEEALETVLLPTAKAMVDEGRSFVGILYAGLILTKKGPKVIEFNARFGDPETQVVLPRLESDLAEVLTGVLRGDEELELKWSEASVVGVVMASKGYPEAYENGAVIEGADQVGEGLVFHAGTEAKAGKLVTNGGRVLLVAAQSDSLEEAQKKVYEELRKVKCDNLFYRKDIAHKAIASGVSS is encoded by the coding sequence ATGAAAGTACTCGTAATCGGAAAAGGTGGCCGCGAACACGCCATCGCCTGGAAATTCGCACAAAGCCCATCCGTAACAGAAGTCTTCATCGCACCAGGAAACATCGGCATGGAGGCAGTCGGAAAGCTTGTACCCATCCAAGAATCCGACACGGACTCCTTGATTCATTTTGCAAAAGAAAACCAAATAGATCTCACCATGGTAGGACCTGAAGTACCCTTACTAAACGGAATTGTCGACGCATTCCAAGCCGCGGGACTTCAAGTATTCGGACCAACCAAAGCAGCGGCTCTCATAGAAGGAAGCAAAGGCTTTGCCAAAGATCTTATGAAAAAATACGGCATCCCGACAGCTGGCTATGAAACGTTCACAGATTACGAGGAAGCCAGAACATATATTGAAGGCAAAGGTGCACCAATTGTCCTGAAGGCTGATGGATTGGCAGCTGGAAAAGGCGTAGTGGTAGCCATGACAGATGAAGAAGCGCTTGAAGCAGTGCGCGAAATGATGGCAGAATCCAAATTTGGAGAAGCATCCTCTAAGCTTGTGATCGAAGAATTCCTTGAAGGAGAGGAGTTCTCTTTTATGGCATTTGTGAACGGTGAGAAAGTGTATCCGATGGTCATCGCGCAAGATCATAAACGTGCGTTTGACGGGGACATGGGACCAAACACAGGTGGCATGGGAGCATACTCGCCAGTGCCGCAAATCCCAAACTCTGTTGTGGAAGAGGCGTTGGAAACGGTGTTGCTTCCAACAGCTAAAGCAATGGTGGACGAAGGACGTTCATTCGTTGGTATTTTATATGCAGGGTTGATTTTGACAAAGAAAGGTCCAAAGGTAATTGAATTCAATGCACGCTTTGGAGATCCAGAAACACAAGTGGTGTTGCCAAGACTTGAATCAGATTTGGCGGAAGTTTTGACAGGTGTTTTGCGTGGAGACGAAGAATTGGAGCTTAAGTGGTCAGAAGCGTCTGTGGTTGGTGTAGTAATGGCATCCAAAGGCTATCCGGAAGCATATGAAAATGGTGCGGTCATAGAAGGAGCTGACCAAGTTGGTGAAGGTTTGGTGTTCCATGCCGGGACAGAAGCTAAGGCTGGAAAACTCGTAACAAACGGCGGCCGCGTGCTGTTGGTCGCAGCACAAAGCGACAGCTTAGAGGAAGCGCAGAAAAAAGTGTACGAAGAGTTGCGCAAAGTAAAATGCGATAATCTATTTTATCGCAAAGACATCGCACACAAAGCTATTGCGTCCGGCGTTTCTTCTTAA
- the purF gene encoding amidophosphoribosyltransferase produces MLAELKGLNEECGVFGIWGHPEASQITYYGLHSLQHRGQEGAGIVSTDGEKLVAVKGEGLVNEVFGNGRLQELGAGKAAIGHVRYATAGGGGYENVQPLLFHSQSGSLALAHNGNLVNANALKHQLETMGSILQTTSDTEVLAHLIKRSGYTLLKDRVKNALSMLKGAYAFLIMTETEMMVALDPNGLRPLSLGKLNDAYVVASETCAFDVVGAEFIRDIEPGELLIIDNGGLHSERFTLHTQRAMCSMEYIYFSRPDSNIDGINVHTARKSLGKQLAMESAVEADVVTGVPDSSISAAIGYAELSGIPYELGLIKNRYVGRTFIQPSQALREQGVKMKLSPVRGVVEGKRVVMVDDSIVRGTTSRRIVKMLRDAGATEVHVRISSPPIKNPCFYGIDTSTHEELIASSHSVEEMREIIGADSLAFLSPGGLVEAIDRPFDGETRGQCMACFTGKYPTEIFPDTVLPHEKC; encoded by the coding sequence ATGCTTGCTGAACTAAAGGGCTTGAATGAGGAATGTGGGGTGTTCGGGATCTGGGGACATCCCGAAGCGTCCCAGATTACCTATTACGGACTGCACAGTCTGCAGCACCGTGGCCAGGAAGGCGCAGGGATCGTTTCAACAGATGGAGAGAAGCTTGTCGCGGTAAAAGGGGAAGGCCTTGTGAACGAAGTGTTCGGTAATGGTAGATTGCAAGAACTTGGCGCTGGAAAAGCCGCGATCGGCCATGTCCGTTATGCAACGGCAGGGGGCGGCGGCTATGAGAATGTGCAGCCTTTATTGTTTCATTCTCAATCTGGCAGTCTTGCACTTGCACACAATGGAAATCTCGTAAACGCTAATGCGTTGAAGCACCAGTTGGAAACAATGGGGAGTATTTTACAGACGACCTCTGACACGGAAGTGTTGGCGCATTTGATAAAAAGAAGTGGCTACACTCTTTTGAAAGACCGTGTGAAAAATGCGTTGTCGATGTTAAAGGGTGCGTATGCCTTTTTAATCATGACAGAGACAGAAATGATGGTGGCACTTGACCCGAACGGCTTGCGTCCACTTTCGTTAGGCAAGTTGAATGATGCCTATGTGGTGGCGTCAGAGACTTGTGCATTTGATGTGGTCGGAGCGGAGTTTATTCGTGATATTGAGCCTGGGGAGCTGCTGATCATTGATAATGGGGGCTTGCATTCCGAGCGATTTACGTTGCACACGCAACGTGCGATGTGCAGCATGGAGTACATTTATTTTTCTAGACCTGACAGCAATATTGATGGTATCAATGTGCATACAGCCAGAAAAAGCCTAGGCAAGCAGCTGGCAATGGAGTCGGCAGTGGAGGCAGATGTGGTGACAGGTGTACCAGATTCCAGTATTTCTGCAGCGATTGGTTACGCGGAACTTTCGGGAATTCCTTATGAGCTTGGACTGATTAAAAATAGATATGTGGGCCGGACGTTCATCCAGCCTTCCCAAGCATTGCGCGAGCAGGGTGTAAAGATGAAGCTTTCACCGGTCCGCGGGGTTGTGGAAGGCAAGCGCGTTGTAATGGTCGATGATTCGATCGTACGCGGGACGACAAGTAGAAGAATTGTGAAAATGCTTCGCGATGCAGGTGCGACAGAGGTGCATGTGCGCATCAGTTCACCGCCGATTAAAAATCCTTGTTTTTACGGCATCGATACATCCACGCATGAGGAGTTGATTGCTTCTTCTCATTCTGTTGAAGAGATGCGGGAAATCATTGGCGCGGATTCGTTAGCGTTTTTAAGTCCTGGTGGTTTGGTCGAAGCGATTGACCGTCCGTTTGATGGGGAGACTCGCGGCCAGTGCATGGCGTGCTTTACCGGCAAGTATCCGACGGAGATTTTCCCTGACACGGTGCTGCCGCATGAGAAGTGCTAG
- a CDS encoding EYxxD motif small membrane protein, with amino-acid sequence MLEYLTDMSFVLATIIGGIVAILYVFVKKKRRTQ; translated from the coding sequence ATGCTTGAGTATTTAACAGATATGTCGTTTGTGTTAGCGACGATTATTGGTGGTATTGTGGCTATTTTGTATGTGTTTGTTAAGAAGAAACGCCGGACGCAATAG
- the purC gene encoding phosphoribosylaminoimidazolesuccinocarboxamide synthase → MTLQKQELLYEGKAKLVYSTTDENVVWIQYKNSATAFNGEKKADITGKGRLNNEITSLLFSMLTQAGIENHFIERKSETEQLVKKVDIIPLEVVVRNITAGSMAKRLGIEEGITLEQPIVEFYYKDDSLGDPLITEDHIQLLKLATPAEVDILKHVARKVNVVLSEFFEKKNLRLVDFKLEFGKTEDGRIILADEVSPDTCRLWDKDTNEKLDKDVFRRNLGSLTDAYEKILARIGGEQHV, encoded by the coding sequence ATGACTTTGCAAAAGCAGGAACTACTATACGAAGGCAAAGCAAAACTGGTCTACTCAACAACCGACGAAAATGTCGTCTGGATCCAATACAAAAACTCCGCCACCGCCTTTAACGGCGAAAAGAAAGCCGACATCACAGGCAAAGGCAGACTGAATAACGAGATTACCAGCTTACTATTTTCCATGCTCACACAAGCCGGTATCGAAAACCACTTCATCGAGCGCAAGTCGGAAACAGAGCAGCTCGTGAAAAAGGTCGACATCATTCCACTAGAAGTGGTGGTCAGAAACATCACTGCCGGCAGCATGGCAAAACGACTTGGCATTGAGGAAGGCATCACGCTCGAGCAACCAATCGTCGAGTTCTACTATAAAGATGACTCACTTGGTGATCCGCTCATCACAGAAGATCATATTCAACTTTTGAAGCTTGCAACACCTGCTGAAGTGGATATTTTAAAGCATGTAGCGCGTAAAGTGAACGTTGTATTATCGGAATTTTTCGAAAAGAAGAACTTGAGATTAGTAGATTTCAAGCTTGAGTTTGGCAAAACGGAAGATGGCAGAATCATCTTGGCTGATGAGGTGTCACCGGATACTTGCCGCCTGTGGGATAAGGATACGAATGAGAAGTTAGATAAGGATGTCTTCCGTAGAAACCTTGGAAGCCTGACAGATGCATACGAAAAAATACTGGCACGTATTGGAGGAGAGCAGCATGTATAA
- the purQ gene encoding phosphoribosylformylglycinamidine synthase subunit PurQ, with the protein MKFAVIVFPGSNCDVDMYHAIKDELGEEVDYVWHDATNLEEYDGILLPGGFSYGDYLRSGAIARFSNVMLEVQKAAEAGKPILGVCNGFQILLESGLLPGAMRRNKNLKFMCRPVELKVVNNETMFTSGYEKDEIITIPIAHGEGNYYCDEKTLGELVSNGQIAFSYNGDNPNGSLHDIAGIVNEKGNVLGMMPHPERAVSELLGSADGLKLFQSIVRNWRESHVVTS; encoded by the coding sequence GTGAAATTTGCAGTCATCGTGTTTCCGGGCTCCAACTGTGATGTAGACATGTACCATGCAATCAAAGACGAGCTTGGGGAAGAAGTCGATTATGTGTGGCATGATGCAACAAACTTAGAGGAGTATGACGGAATTTTACTTCCAGGAGGATTTTCGTATGGAGATTACTTGAGATCTGGTGCCATTGCACGCTTTTCCAATGTGATGCTTGAGGTGCAAAAGGCAGCTGAAGCTGGTAAGCCAATCTTGGGTGTATGCAACGGGTTTCAAATTTTGCTGGAGTCAGGTCTTCTTCCAGGGGCAATGAGAAGAAACAAGAACTTAAAGTTCATGTGCCGTCCGGTGGAATTAAAAGTGGTGAACAATGAAACGATGTTCACATCGGGGTATGAAAAAGATGAGATCATCACCATCCCCATTGCACATGGGGAAGGAAATTACTATTGTGATGAGAAAACCTTAGGGGAATTAGTAAGCAATGGGCAAATTGCTTTTTCCTATAATGGTGACAATCCAAATGGTAGTCTACATGATATTGCCGGGATTGTAAATGAAAAAGGAAATGTATTAGGTATGATGCCACACCCGGAAAGAGCGGTTTCTGAGCTGTTGGGCAGTGCAGATGGCCTTAAACTCTTTCAATCTATCGTTCGTAATTGGAGGGAATCACATGTCGTTACTTCTTGA
- the purS gene encoding phosphoribosylformylglycinamidine synthase subunit PurS, which produces MYKVKVFVTLRESVLDPQGTAVKNSLHSLSYKEVEEVRIGKFLELTIAKSDRDLDVLVKEMCERLLANTVIEDFRYEVEEVVGS; this is translated from the coding sequence ATGTATAAAGTGAAGGTATTCGTAACGTTAAGAGAGAGCGTATTAGATCCACAAGGAACAGCGGTGAAAAATTCGCTTCATAGTCTTTCTTACAAAGAGGTCGAGGAAGTTCGTATCGGAAAATTTTTAGAGTTGACGATTGCAAAATCTGACCGTGACCTAGACGTGTTAGTCAAGGAAATGTGCGAGCGCTTATTGGCAAATACCGTGATTGAAGACTTCCGTTATGAGGTGGAGGAGGTTGTTGGATCGTGA
- a CDS encoding YgaP family membrane protein has translation MKVRPNISIINAMIRITAGFATLAWITSKMVRRPHRDSYKLVALLAGMKIAEGILRYCPLTAGFERFQEYRNDHNSENNHYNFDFDDFEAKANADSDADSYNPS, from the coding sequence ATGAAAGTGAGACCAAATATCAGCATCATTAATGCGATGATTCGCATCACAGCAGGATTTGCTACATTAGCGTGGATTACAAGCAAAATGGTTCGACGTCCACACCGCGACTCCTACAAACTTGTCGCACTTCTAGCAGGAATGAAAATCGCAGAAGGAATCCTGCGCTACTGCCCGCTAACAGCAGGCTTCGAACGCTTCCAAGAATACCGTAACGACCACAACAGCGAAAACAACCACTACAACTTCGACTTCGACGACTTCGAAGCCAAAGCAAACGCCGACAGCGACGCGGATTCTTATAATCCTTCTTAA
- the purL gene encoding phosphoribosylformylglycinamidine synthase subunit PurL gives MSLLLEPNPEMIKAEGIYREMGLSDEEFQMVEKILGRLPNYTETGLFSVMWSEHCSYKNSKPVLRKFPTEGPKVLQGPGEGAGIVDIGDNQAVVFKIESHNHPSAIEPYQGAATGVGGIIRDVFSMGARPIALLNSLRFGELTSPRVKYLFEEVVAGIAGYGNCVGIPTVGGEIQFDPAYDGNPLVNAMCVGLINHEDIKKGQAKGVGNTVMYVGAKTGRDGIHGATFASEELSEASEEKRPAVQVGDPFMEKLLLEACLEIVKWDGLVGIQDMGAAGLTSSSAEMASKAGSGIEMNLDLVPQRETGMTGYEMMLSESQERMLIVVEAGREHEAHEIVSKYGLEAVSIGKVTDDKKLRLVHKGEVIADVPVDALAEEAPVYHKPSTEPAYYREFQEMEVAVPDVADYEETLVALLKQPTIASKEWVYDQYDYQVRTNTVVVPGSDAAVVRIRGTEKALAMTTDCNSRYLYLDPEVGGMIAVAEAARNIVCSGAKPLAITDCLNFGNPEKPEIFWQIEKATDGMSEACRKLESPVIGGNVSLYNETNGVAVYPTPVVGMVGLIDDLKHVTTQEFKNEGDLIYVIGETGSEFGGSELQKLTYGKIFGKAPALDLDVEARRQDELLAAIRAGLVASAHDVSEGGVGVALAESAMGARGLGASVTLTGDMTSALFSETQSRFVVSVRPENQEEFEAAVADASLVGTVTRTGNLHIESASREVAVHVSVDDLRDAWKGAIPCLLN, from the coding sequence ATGTCGTTACTTCTTGAGCCAAATCCAGAGATGATCAAAGCGGAAGGCATTTACCGTGAAATGGGACTGAGCGATGAAGAGTTCCAAATGGTAGAAAAAATTCTTGGGCGTTTGCCGAACTACACGGAAACCGGACTATTTTCGGTGATGTGGTCGGAGCATTGCAGCTACAAGAATTCCAAGCCGGTATTGCGCAAGTTCCCGACAGAAGGGCCGAAAGTATTGCAAGGTCCTGGGGAAGGTGCCGGAATCGTGGACATCGGCGACAACCAGGCAGTCGTGTTCAAAATCGAAAGTCATAATCACCCGTCTGCAATCGAGCCTTACCAAGGCGCAGCAACAGGTGTTGGCGGAATCATCCGTGATGTCTTTTCGATGGGCGCACGTCCAATTGCGTTATTGAATTCTCTGCGCTTTGGGGAACTAACATCTCCGCGCGTGAAATATTTGTTTGAAGAAGTGGTGGCAGGAATCGCAGGCTACGGAAACTGTGTGGGCATCCCGACAGTTGGCGGCGAGATCCAGTTCGACCCGGCTTACGATGGCAACCCGCTTGTGAACGCAATGTGTGTGGGTCTGATCAATCATGAAGATATTAAAAAAGGGCAGGCAAAAGGTGTTGGCAATACCGTCATGTACGTTGGGGCAAAAACGGGACGCGACGGGATTCACGGGGCAACTTTTGCATCAGAAGAACTTTCTGAAGCGTCTGAAGAAAAACGTCCGGCCGTACAAGTCGGCGATCCTTTTATGGAAAAATTATTGTTGGAAGCTTGCTTGGAAATCGTGAAATGGGATGGGTTAGTCGGCATTCAAGACATGGGAGCGGCTGGTTTGACAAGTTCGTCTGCGGAAATGGCTTCTAAAGCAGGTTCTGGAATTGAGATGAACTTGGATCTTGTGCCACAGCGTGAAACAGGCATGACTGGCTATGAAATGATGCTTTCTGAATCGCAAGAGCGCATGCTGATCGTCGTGGAAGCGGGCCGTGAGCACGAGGCGCATGAGATTGTTTCAAAATATGGCTTAGAAGCTGTTTCGATTGGAAAAGTGACGGATGACAAAAAGCTTCGCCTTGTTCACAAAGGGGAAGTGATTGCAGATGTCCCGGTCGATGCATTGGCTGAAGAAGCGCCTGTATACCACAAGCCATCTACGGAGCCTGCGTATTATCGCGAGTTCCAGGAGATGGAGGTAGCGGTACCGGATGTTGCGGACTACGAAGAGACGTTAGTTGCTTTATTGAAGCAGCCGACCATCGCAAGCAAAGAGTGGGTTTATGACCAGTATGACTACCAAGTACGTACGAATACGGTAGTAGTGCCAGGTTCCGATGCGGCAGTTGTTCGCATCCGAGGAACAGAAAAAGCGTTGGCAATGACAACGGACTGTAACTCCCGTTATTTATATTTGGATCCAGAAGTCGGCGGTATGATCGCGGTGGCGGAAGCGGCTCGCAATATCGTGTGCTCCGGTGCAAAGCCATTGGCCATCACAGACTGCTTGAATTTTGGTAATCCTGAAAAGCCGGAGATCTTCTGGCAGATCGAAAAGGCAACAGATGGCATGAGTGAAGCTTGCCGCAAGTTAGAGTCACCTGTAATCGGTGGAAATGTATCTTTATATAATGAAACAAACGGTGTGGCTGTGTACCCAACCCCTGTAGTCGGCATGGTCGGGTTGATTGATGACTTGAAGCATGTGACAACTCAGGAGTTTAAAAATGAAGGCGACCTGATTTATGTGATTGGGGAAACAGGTTCCGAGTTTGGTGGAAGTGAGCTGCAAAAGCTTACGTACGGCAAGATTTTCGGGAAGGCACCTGCGCTTGACTTAGATGTGGAAGCTAGACGTCAGGATGAGCTGTTGGCGGCAATCCGCGCGGGATTAGTTGCATCTGCACATGATGTATCTGAAGGTGGAGTAGGAGTTGCGTTGGCGGAGAGTGCGATGGGCGCTCGCGGCTTGGGAGCTTCCGTGACGCTTACAGGCGACATGACGTCTGCACTGTTCAGTGAAACACAATCTCGCTTTGTTGTCTCTGTTCGCCCAGAAAATCAAGAAGAGTTTGAGGCAGCGGTTGCGGATGCTAGTTTAGTAGGAACTGTTACAAGAACAGGAAATCTTCATATTGAATCGGCATCTCGTGAAGTGGCAGTTCACGTCTCTGTGGACGACCTTCGCGATGCTTGGAAAGGAGCTATTCCATGCTTGCTGAACTAA
- the purN gene encoding phosphoribosylglycinamide formyltransferase yields the protein MTTRIAIFASGSGSNFQAITEACRNGLLEATPALLVCDRPGAYVVERATAADIPYFAFAPKSYQTKEEFEGHILQELARYEVDFIVLAGYMRLIGPTLLNAFKGRIVNIHPSLLPAFPGLDAVGQALEYGVKLTGVTIHFVDEGMDTGPIIAQQAIEICPDDTREMLEKKIHEVEHSFYPQTLQQLFSVKGEAAIR from the coding sequence ATGACAACGAGAATCGCCATTTTCGCATCAGGAAGCGGCTCCAATTTTCAGGCGATCACGGAAGCATGCCGAAACGGCTTGCTCGAAGCCACACCAGCCTTGCTTGTGTGTGACAGGCCTGGTGCTTATGTGGTGGAACGTGCGACGGCAGCAGACATTCCCTATTTTGCATTTGCACCGAAAAGCTATCAAACTAAAGAGGAATTTGAAGGTCACATTCTTCAAGAGTTGGCGCGGTATGAAGTAGACTTCATTGTCCTTGCAGGATATATGCGTCTGATCGGACCGACACTGCTTAACGCTTTTAAAGGGAGAATCGTCAATATCCATCCTTCCCTCCTGCCGGCGTTTCCGGGCCTTGATGCGGTTGGTCAAGCACTCGAGTACGGTGTTAAACTAACAGGAGTGACCATTCATTTTGTTGATGAAGGCATGGACACCGGACCAATCATCGCGCAACAGGCGATTGAAATCTGCCCGGACGACACACGTGAAATGTTAGAAAAGAAAATACATGAGGTAGAACATTCCTTTTACCCACAAACCTTACAACAACTTTTTTCAGTCAAAGGAGAGGCAGCGATACGATGA
- the purM gene encoding phosphoribosylformylglycinamidine cyclo-ligase, whose translation MANAYKQAGVDIEAGYEAVTRMKKHVARTMRPEVMGGLGGFGGLFDLSAVNVKNPVLVSGTDGVGTKLMLAFQLDKHDTIGVDAVAMCVNDVVVQGAEPLYFLDYIACGKAVPERIEAIVKGIADGCEQAGCALVGGETAEMPGMYDDTEYDLAGFTVGVVEKERLINGSKIEPGNLLIGLSSSGIHSNGYSLVRKIVFEKGQLDLNKQYDGFDRTLGEELLTPTKIYVKPILEVLKKYDINGMAHITGGGFIENIPRMLPQGLQAEVDYGTWPIPPIFDLLQEVGELDRKEMFNIFNMGIGMVLAINEEILPEVIRILEANGEKAYLIGRVKEGEGITFGGGEIR comes from the coding sequence ATGGCAAATGCATACAAGCAAGCGGGTGTAGATATAGAAGCGGGCTATGAAGCAGTAACGCGTATGAAAAAGCATGTGGCTAGAACGATGAGGCCAGAGGTGATGGGGGGCCTTGGTGGATTTGGAGGCCTGTTTGATCTATCAGCGGTAAATGTGAAGAATCCGGTGCTCGTTTCCGGAACAGATGGAGTCGGCACGAAACTGATGCTTGCTTTCCAGCTCGACAAACATGACACCATTGGGGTGGATGCAGTTGCGATGTGTGTGAACGATGTTGTCGTGCAAGGCGCAGAGCCGCTTTATTTTCTGGACTATATCGCATGCGGAAAAGCGGTGCCGGAACGAATAGAGGCCATCGTAAAAGGGATCGCAGACGGCTGCGAGCAAGCGGGATGCGCATTAGTTGGCGGCGAAACGGCGGAAATGCCTGGAATGTATGACGACACGGAATATGATTTGGCTGGATTTACGGTTGGCGTGGTAGAGAAGGAACGTTTAATTAACGGTTCTAAAATAGAGCCTGGTAACTTACTGATTGGACTGAGTTCAAGTGGCATCCACAGCAATGGTTACTCGTTAGTCCGTAAAATTGTGTTTGAAAAAGGACAATTAGATCTTAACAAGCAGTACGATGGTTTTGACCGAACACTTGGTGAAGAGCTGCTCACTCCTACGAAAATTTATGTGAAGCCAATTCTTGAAGTTCTGAAAAAATACGACATCAACGGAATGGCTCATATTACGGGCGGCGGATTTATTGAGAATATCCCGCGCATGCTTCCACAAGGGCTGCAAGCAGAAGTGGATTATGGAACATGGCCGATTCCGCCGATTTTTGATCTTTTGCAAGAGGTTGGCGAGCTCGACCGGAAAGAAATGTTCAATATTTTTAACATGGGAATTGGCATGGTGCTTGCGATCAACGAAGAAATTTTACCGGAAGTGATTCGTATCCTTGAAGCAAACGGGGAGAAGGCATACTTGATTGGCCGTGTAAAAGAGGGCGAGGGCATCACGTTTGGCGGAGGAGAAATCCGATGA